The window TTCGGTGTATTATAGAATAAAATAATAATGACAAAATTATTCTTTAACTTGGTATATAATATTAGAGAAACACCTGTAAAAAAGTTTAGGTTATAGCAATGAAATTAAAGGTTGAAAAATCATTACCCATTGTCTTGGCCATATTTTTACCCGCGTTGAATCTGTTTTCAAACAGAAACATTCAGGTGAATACTTCCTTGGATTTTTATACCAAATGGATGTATGCCTCCCTCGTGCTTTTTGTTTTGTGGTATGTATTGGATGGTGTGACACGTATAAAGAGCAAATACCTAATAGGATATGTCATCACTTCGATTATCGCTACGATTTCTGTTGTTTATTTGCTTTTTGTACTTGGCTTTATTGATGTAAATGAGAGTGAAATTTGGGTGTTTTTAATCAAAATGGTTTCTGCATCTATATTATTTCTAGTGATTCAATATGCGTTAAAAGCTAACCAAAGCTTAATGCACTTGAAACTTAAAGAAGAAAAGCTACAAACGGAGAATTACAAAGTGCAACTGGAAGCATTGCGGGCAAAAATTGACCCCCACTTTTTATTTAACTCACTCAATACACTTAGGTCAATGGTCCGTCAGCAGGAACCAAAATCAGAACAATTTGTACTGAGCCTGTCAGATTTTTATAGAGAAACATTAAGATTCAATGATGCAAGTGTTTTGAAATTATATGAAGAAATTAAAGTCCTGGAGTCTTATTTGTTCTTAATGAAAAATAGAAATGAATCTGCCTTACAGTTGAACATTAATATCACGAAGAAGTATTTTGAGCATCAAATTCCGACCTTAGCATTACAATCAATTATTGAAAATTGTTTTAAACACAATTTGATGACTTCAAAGCAACCGTTAAAAATAGAGGTGAAGAGTCTTTCTGATCTTCGTATATCGATTAGTAATAATGTCCAATTAAAATTATCTTCTCAGGTACAGACTGGGTTAGGACTCAGTAATTTAAAAAAAAGGTATGAATTATTAGGTGTAAACAATGGAGTAGAAGTACTGCAAAATGAGAAAGTGTTTACCGTAAAATTAAAGTTATTATAGTCTATGAATGTTTTGATAGTTGAGGACGAAATGCATACTTCCAAATTGCTTAAGGAAATAATTGAGCAGGATGAGGATTTTTTAGTTACCGGACAATTAGAAACTTTAAGTGAAGCTATTGCCTTTCTTAGCAAACATCAAAATAAGTTGGATCTTCTATTTTTAGATATCCAACTCGCAGATGGGCATAGCTTTGAAATATTTAAACACATCGATCTTTCTATACCAGTAATATTTTGTACAGCATTTGATGATTACACAATGAAGGCTATCAAAAATAATGGCATTGACTATATCCTAAAACCTTTTAAGGAAGATGAAATTCACACAGCCCTTAAAAAGTATAAACAATTTGTCAATACTTTTCAAACTAATCGTCCAAATCTAATTAAATTAAACGAAGTCAACCAATATCAGCAAACTTTTTTAACCCAGCATAGAGAGAAAACATTGGTAAAAAATGTTAAAGATATTGCTCTTTTTAATATTGAATTTGAAACAGTGTATATGTACACTTTTAATAAAGAAAAACTACCTCTTTTCAAAACACTTGAGTACATATGCTCGGTGTGCGATCCCAATCAGTTTTTCCGGATTAATAGGCAAATGCTTGTAAACCGCAATAACGTTAATTCAATCGAACCTTATTTTAATAGAAAAGTCATGTTACATTTAAAAGTTGGTACTGGAGATAAAGCCATTGTTAGTAGACTTAAGGTACTCCCATTAAAAAAATGGTTGGAAGCAGGTATTGAAATTTAAAATAATTAAATCGGTGTAGACAATTTATGAGATGTTTCTTCAAGTAAGCTTCATTTTTTTCGAATAGGTCCAATATTATAATTTTCTCTAATTATTTGGACAACTTATATTCCTTAAACTTTAACTCCCTGGCTAGAGATTAGTCTCCAATTTTATTGACGCCTATTTTCTACTTATTAGGAATTGGGTTTCATTTTGCCTCTAAATGGCCAATTATTGGAAAACTTTAACCTTTCCATCTTTTGAGGGCATTATTCAATTTAAGCTTAAGCTTGGAAGGTTTTTTTATTTTGGGTTTGTGCATGGTGATACAGTGTAGCCCACCCCCGCTATAATTGAGTTCAGTGGCATTTATCATCACCACTTTTCTGCTACCAAAAACCTGCTGGAATGCTTTTCTGGCTTGATCGTCTTTCTGGCGTATAAAATCAGGGTCACCTGGATTATAATAAGAGGGTATCACTACCAAGTTATTGGTTAAGACAAAGTTTAAATAACTGGTGACTGGAGTATAAAAAATTGCTTGGCCTTTGTAGTTGCCCTGATCAAAAATAATAGGAGCCTGAGGAACCCTGGTAATCTTAAAAGGTTTACCATTTTGGTCTCTGGCATTTTTAAGAATCTGATAGCTTTCTTCCAACCTTTCATGCACTACTTGGTAAAATGGGTCCAAAGCAAGATCTGCAGGATCTACCTGGGCCAAAAGTATGGTTTGGGCGTCAGCAAATCGACAGAATTCGTCCACATGCCAATGTACGCCATTGCCATAAATATTGTCAATCACCGGCCCATTGTCAAAAAGATCGTCCTGCGGAATTCCTTTTTTTAGCCAAATAACATTTTTCTGATTCAGCTTTTGTTTGTATTCCTCTTCAATTTCTTTGAGACTTAGGCTTGGGTTAATGTATTTTTCATGTCCTTCAATTAAAATAATGGTCCCCCTGCCATTGATCTACCTACCTCCTCCTGCGCTGAATAGGCGGCTTCTCATGAACGGAATTCTCATTTTTGTTGCATACTGCTCAGTGAAAAGGTTGTATTCTTGGTTTTCTTCATGGTGATAATTAAAAGATACCATTTCATGGTAGCCCTCATCGTTCTGCATGATTATTGGTCCATAATCCCTGATCCAGATATTGTCGTTTTCTAATTTAAAAGGTGTAAGAGCGACGTTTTTTAAATTGATCTTTCTTTGTTTTAATAATTCTTCCAGCTTTTCAGGTTGTTGGTTACGTTGATTGTAGAAAAGTGTGACATGATCAACTTTGGCTATCTCTTGGATAAGCTTGAGGGATATCTCCTGAAAAGTAGGTGTCCAGCAGATGAAAGTGCTTTCTTGGGGATCAAATTCCGCCAGGGGATTGGTAGGGCCCTTTAGTTCAAGTTCTTGCTTACAACCATTGGCGAAGAAAAAAAAGCATGACAACAAAACAAACAGACAGCAACGCAACCCTTGAGTCTCTGTCAATCCAAGCCTGATTTTCATTTCAGGTGAAAGTGGGATATGGTTTTTTATTCATGAGCTAAATATCAGGCTTATCCAGTCAGATTTATGAAAGCAATTTACAGAAATATTCTTATTACAAGCTTAGTTTTATAAAAATCCTTTTGGTCAATCAATGCCCCGATAAAAAAAAATAATTCCATATTTTGGGATTGTTTTACTACCCGAAGGCGCTACAGTTGTAAACCAAATTTTAACTGAAATCCTTAAAATTTGTGTGAAAGCAGATAGTTTCCTTTCTTTATCATTACTTTTAAAGTCATTATTGAGGTTTAGCTTTCTGTAGTACTTTTATTGAAACACAAAGAGTAAGGAATGACATAAACTTTGTTTTCGCCTAGGACTCTTACCCTCTCAGAAATTTAAGGTAGAAGGATGGCAGAAATAGGTGATACCAGCCCAAAATCCAAAGTATTATTTGAACCTTATTAAAAATAGACAATGTTATCCACTACACGTGAAAAATTACAAACTGTTAGTACTGCCACACTTGCCACAGCCTTATTCAAACGAGGTTTGAAAAACCAATTCATTCAAGGGGTTAAGCCTTTATCAAAGGGAAAACCTACCATGGTTGGGGAAGCTTTTACCTTGCGATACATACCGGCAAGAGAAGACCTTAACCCTATCAGTGTATTTCAAGACCCCAAACATCCTCAAAGGGTGGCTGTAGAAACCTGCCCTAAAGGAGCGGTTTTGGTAATCGATAGTCGTAAAAACAGTAGGGCAGCTTCTGCCGGTTCTATATTGGCTTCTCGCCTTATGGTTAGGGGAGCTGCCGGTATTGTTACAGATGGAGGGTTTCGGGATTCCGCAGAAATTGCCAAGTTGAATATGCCTTCCTATCATCATAGGGCGAGTGCGCCCACCAACTTAACATTACACCAGGCAATGGACATCAATGTGCCAATTGGGTGTGGGGATGTGGCAGTTTTTCCGGGAGATGTGATTGTCGGAGATGATGATGGGGTAATGGTTATTCCTGCCCACTTGGCTGATGAAATAGCCGAGGAGGCCATAAACATGACCCTTTATGAAGATTTTGTTACAGAAAGGGTATTGGCAGGACACACCATTGTAGGTTTATATCCCCTTACCAAGGAAGAAAATAGAGAAGCATTTGAGCAGTGGAAAAAACAACAAGAGGGTACAAAGGAGAAAGAATAATAAATGGCCCGTTTGATCAAGGCGAATTTTCATGTTTGGGAGCTTAAAAGACCCGATTTAGGGTTCGCCAAAAATGAAGGGCAGGAATGCGGTGTAAGCCATGAACTTAAGAATGGCAAGGGCAGCTTTCACCCATGACCCGAACAAGCACTCTGTTGTAAAATGTTGCTCAAAATAATTTTCTAATGGTTACTTGAAAAGGGTTTATTGAAAAAAATGTAGCAAATACGAATTTAACACAGTAAAAGCATGTTAAGCATATTAAAAATAACAGGGGCAATCCTATGATAAAAAGCGTTCAATTTTTAACTTTGTGAACAGAGATAAAAAAATTTATGAGTGAATATAGTAAGTACCTAGAAGAGATAGAAGATAGGAAAAAGGATAATCTTGATCCGAAACCAATTGATAGTGCAGATTTATTAATTGAAATAATCGCACAAATCAAAGATCTTCATCATGAGCACAGGAAAGATTCTTTGAATTTCTTTATTTACAATGTTTTGCCGGGTACTACTTCTGCAGCCATTGTTAAAGCTAAGTTTTTAAAAGAGATTATTCTTGGTGAATCTGTATTAGAGGAAATTTCACCTGCCTTTGCTTTTGAACAATTGTCACATATGAAAGGTGGTCCTTCAGTAAAAGTATTACTGGATTTGGCACTTGGTGATGATATTTCCATAGCAGAAGAAGCTGCAAAAGTCTTGAAGACACAGGTTTTTCTTTATGAAGCAGATACAGATCGTTTAGAAAAAGCTTTTAAAGAGGGAAATCCTGTTGCGAAGGATATTTTAGAAAGCTACGCTAAAGCAGAGTTTTTCACGAAATTGCCTGAACTTCCTGAGGAAATCAAACTGGTCACTTTTGTTGCAGGTGTCGGAGATATTTCAACAGATTTATTGTCTCCAGGAGGAGATGCTCATTCAAGATCTGATCGACAATTGCATGGCCAATGCATGTTCGAACATAATAAAGAACAACAAAAAGAGTTGCTAGAACTACAGGCCAAACACCCTGACAAGAGGGTGATGTTGGTAGCTGAGAAAGGTACCATGGGAGTTGGTTCTTCAAGAATGTCCGGAGTGAACAATGTTGCTCTTTGGATAGGGAAAAAAGCCAGCCCTTATATCCCCTTCATCAATATTGCCCCTGTAGTGGCTGGAACAAATGGTATTTCTCCAATATTCCTTACCACTGTTGGTGTTACCGGTGGTATTGGCTTAGACTTAAAAAATTGGAAAAAGAAATACGATGCGGAAGGTAATCTAATTGTAGATGAAAATGGAGAGCCTGTATTAGAGCAAGTATATTCTGTAGATACAGGAACTGTATTGACCATCAATACTAAAACCAAAAAACTCTATGATGGAGATAAAGAACTGATGGATATTTCATCTGCTTTTACTCCACAAAAGATGGAGTTTATGAAAGCAGGAGGCTCATATGCCATAGTATTTGGTAAAAAACTTCAAACCATTTCCGCGAAAATTCTTGGCATAGAATTGCCATTAGTTTATGCTCCTTCTAAAGAAATATCACATAAAGGACAAGGTCTAACAGCAGTAGAGAAAATTTTCAATGCAAATGCTGTTGGTACCACTGGCGCTGTTCTACATGCAGGTTCTTATGTTCGTGCGGAGGTTAATATCGTAGGATCTCAGGATACTACAGGCTTGATGACTTCTCAAGAATTGGAAATGATGGCTGCCACGGTCATTTCTCCTATTGTTGATGCCGGTTATCAGTCGGGCTGCCATACCGCTTCTGTTTGGGATTTAAAATCTCAACAAAACATACCAAAATTGATGAAATTCATGAATGATTTTGGTTTGATAACTGCCCGTGACCCTAAACATAAATATGCACCCCTAACGGATGTGATCCATAAGGTGTTAAATGACCTTACTGTTGATGATTGGGCCATTATCATTGGAGGAGATTCTCACACAAGAATGTCTAAAGGTGTTGCTTTTGGAGCAGATTCAGGTACGGTTGCGCTAGCACTGGCCACAGGCGAGGCTTCTATGCCAATCCCGGAGTCAGTAAAAGTTACCTTTAAAGGTAAAATGAAAGACCATATGGATTTCAGAGATGTTGTACATGCTACACAGTCTCAGATGCTAAAAGCTTTTAAAGGAGAGAATGTTTTCCAAGGAAGAGTGATTGAGGTGCATATTGGTACGCTTCCTTCTGACCAAGCTTTTACATTCACTGATTGGACAGCAGAAATGAAAGCGAAAGCTTCAATCTGTATCTCTGAGGATGAAACGCTGATAGAATCCTTGGAAATAGCCAAAGGTCGTATTCAGATAATGATCGACAAGGGTATGGACAATGACAATCAAGTACTCCAAGGTTTAATTGATAAAGCTAATAAAAGAATAGAGGAGATAAGAACAGGTAAAAAACCTCCATTAACTCCTGATGAGAATGCAAAATACCATGCGGAATTTGTAGTTGATTTGGATATCATTGATGAGCCAATGATCGCGGATCCTGATGTTCACAATGAGGATGTTTCTAAACGTTATACTCATGATACCATCCGTGAGCTGTCCTATTACCAAGGAGAAAAACAGATTGACTTGGGCTTTGTAGGTTCGTGTATGGTGCACAAGGGAGATATCAAGATAGTGGCCAAAATGTTGAAAAACATGGAAGATCACTATGGAAAAGTTGAGTTCAAAGCACCATTGGTAGTAACTGCCCCAACTTACAATATCATTGATGAATTGAAAGAAGAAGGCGATTGGGAAATTCTGCAAAAATACTCCGGTTTTGAATTTGATGATGCAGCTCCAAAAAGTAGTGCAAGAACAGAGTATGACAATATTCTGTACCTTGAGCGTCCAGGTTGTAACTTATGTATGGGTAACCAAGAGAAGGCTGAAAAAGGTGATACGGTGATGGCCACTTCCACGCGTTTGTTCCAAGGAAGAGTAGTGAAGGATTCTGATCGTAAAAAAGGAGAATCATTGCTTGGTTCTACTCCGGTAGTAATTCTTTCAGCTATTCTAGGTAGAACACCTACCCTTGAAGAGTATAAGATTGCGGTTAAGGGGATCAAACTAACTCATTTTGCGCCTCCGCTTAAAAAGATGACTTCTAAACCAAACCACCTTCTTTCGTATTAATACGTAATGTAAAAGTGTAACTGTTGGAAGTCAGTAATTTAAAGAGTGTTTGGTAATGAATTACTAAAGTAGTAGCATTGCCTCAGGAATAAATTTAAAGGCTGAGTTTTGAAGCCATTCCTAGTATAGGAGTGCATTCAGAATTCAGCCTTTTTTTATGGATGACTAATTTTTTGCTTTCTATACCTTACTTGGTATAATTTTTTTTGGTCAATTGAGTCTTGTGGGCAACGCTTGCTTTATGTGGCTCAAATTAAAAGGGCGGTACTTAATTAAAGCTAAGCTAAGGATAGCCGATCTGATCTTGGTTAAACATTGCTCTTCAATTATTGTAAACCCTGTTTCAAGTTTTTAGCTACCCTTAGGTTGAATGGCCTGGATTTATTTTGAGCGACAGATTCTTTGTTTTTTTATTGTTACTTTTAAAAGTAGTTTTAGAGGGTAAACCAAAAGGATTTACCTTACTGATAGCTTTTAAATGAAAACAATGAAATTAAAATTAATTCTACTTTTAATCTGCTGCCAAAGTATACTCGCTGAGGCCTCGCAGATCGATACTGTGATGGTAAACAGTGCATCCATGAACAAATCAATTGCTAACATTGTCATTGTTCCGGACAATTATTCTAGACACCAGGAAAGTTTTCCTGTCTTGTATTTACTTCATGGGGCAGGTGGAGATCATACGAACTGGCTATCCAAAGTGCCGGCCATCCAAGAATATGCTGACCAATACGATATGATAATTGTTTGCCCTGATGGAGATGTCACCAGTTGGTATTTTGACAGTCCTATCGATAAAAAAATGAGGTATGAAACCTATCTTTCTAAAGAGTTGGTAGAAAGTATAGACAATACTTACAATACGATTGCCGAAAAATCAGGCAGGGCCATTACAGGGCTTAGTATGGGAGGTCATGGTGCCTTTTATCTTGCTTTTAGACACCAAGAGGTGTGGGGAGCGGCCGGAAGTATGAGTGGAGGGGTAGATATACGTCCATTTCCAAAGAATTGGGATTTAAGTAAGCGACTGGGAGATTATGCTATTTATAAGGAGAACTGGGAAAATAATACAGTGATCAATATGGTCCACCTTTTAAAGGGAGACAATCTAAAACTTATTTTTGACTGTGGAGTAGATGATTTCTTTTTCGATGCCAATAAACGATTGCATACCAAATTGCTGGAAAGGAATATTCCGCATGATTATACTGAACGTCCGGGAGGTCATAGCTGGGATTATTGGGCCAACTCAATCAAATACCAGCTTTTGTTTTTCAATGATTATTTTGCCTATTAATACGATTACCTTAAACCCAAATCTAACCTTTTATGAAAATATATGATTGCAATAAATTATGCTGCATAGCATCCATTGTCTTTTTTATCCTTGTAGGCTTAAGAGTAAATGCCCAGCATTTACCTCCAAAATTAGATAATCCAATTTCTAAGACTTATCTCAAGAAAAATTTAAGAAAGGACTCACCTAGGCTAGTGTTAAACAAGGAGATAGAGGAGAATTTGAAGCAAAAACTTAGGTCCGATCCGGTAGTGCAGCATGTCTATAAGCGCTTAAAGGCTTGGGTAGAAACTATTTTTGATAAACCTATCATAAATTTAGATATTCCATTAGAGGAACGATCACAGAATAACCAGCTTGACATTTCAAGAGACCTTTTGCATAGAATAGGCATACTAGCGATGGTATATCGGATAGAGAAGGATGCTAAGGTCTTAAATCGGATCAATGAAGAGTTGATCGCAGCTTGCAATTTTCCATCTTGGAACCCTAAACATTTTCTTGATGTAGGAGAAATGTCACTTGGTGTTGCTTTGGCCATCGACTGGGTAGGGGAGTATTTGCCACCTTCTACTGTGAAATTGGGCAAAACAGCCTTAATTGAAAAGGGCTTAAAACCGAGTTGGCCGGAAAATGGCAAGGTTCTTAACTGGGTCTATGGAGGTAATAATTGGAATCAGGTATGCAATGGGGGAATGGTTGCAGCTGCCATAGTAGTGGCTGAGGAGGAACCAGAATTAGCCTCGAAAACCATCTACAGAGCCATTGATGGTATGCGATATGCCTTAAGCCAATATGGACCGGATGGGGTATATCCTGAAGGAGCTACCTACTGGCGGTATGGTACTTCTTTTTCCGTACTTACCGCTGCAATGTTTGAAAGTGCGTTTGGAAGTGACTTTGGAATCCTTGAGTATCCCGGATTAAAAGAGAGTGCCATGTTTAGAGTGCTGTCAGATAGTCCCATGGGTTTGTTTTATAATTTTGGGGACTGTGGTGAAAGCAGTGGTGAAAATGGGGATATAGTGTTGGCATGGTTTGCCTCTAAGACAGGGAATAAGACCTTTTTTGAGGAGGAAAAATTTTTGCGGGCAATTGATGAAAATAGTAATTTCTCACGTTTATTAGCCCCAGCCTTGGTCTGGATAGCCCAGTATGAGGAAAAGAGAGAGTCAACAGTGCCTGCTGCATGGGCCGGCAGGGGACCAAACCCCGTAGTGTTTTTTACCGGCGAGGAAGATGACCCCAATAAATTTTATTTTGGAGGAAAAGGAGGTCTTGGAAATATCAGTCACGGGAATATGGACGCCGGATCCTTTGTTTTTGAATTAGATGGTGTGCGGTGGAGTATAGACCTGGGGAAAAACAAGCATTATGGAGTTATTGAAAGGACAGGTTTTAACCTCTGGGATAGGTGCCAAGGTTGTGACCGATGGAAACTGATCAATAAAAATAATTTTGGACACAGTACTCTTTCCGTAAATGACCAACTTCATGTCGTAGACGGGAAGGCAAGCATAATTGATTTCAAAAATGGAAGCTTCCCTGAAGCCACTTTTGATATGTCTCCGGTTTTTGAGGGTAAATTGAAAAGTGCTAAAAGAAGATTTAAAAAAAGTGGCCCCAGATCCCTGTTAATTGAAGATGAAGTTAAATTGTCCGAAGAAACTGAGATGATAACATGGCAACTTATTACGCAGGCCAATGTAGAAATTGTGGATGGTGGAGCGATATTGACTCAAGAAGGCAAGCGTTTAAATATTAAAAATCTTTCGCATCCGGAGTTTAGCTTTACAGTTATTTCACTGAACCCTCCTCCTTTTTACTTAGATCTCAAAAAAGACAACTTGAAAAGATTGGAAATTCGAATTCCCGCTTGGACAGTTGAAGGGCAAAACACAAAAGTAGCGGTATTGCTTTCAGGGGACTAGTTATGCAGACCATCTACTACCTGGTAGAATCTTTTACCTCGTTGCTATTTGTAGGGGTAACGATTGTCGTGCTGTGCTAAAACCTTATAATATTTAGGTTTTCTTTCGCTACGAATATTGTTATATAATCCGATTATAATTAATAAAAATCACCCTAGCTGACGAGGGATGGTTTTGGTTTTATCGTCTAAATAAACTGAACCAAACCAAAAATAAAATGTCATCATTAAAATACTTTTTACTGGCAGTATCGTCCGTAAGTTTATTGACTTTTTCATCTTGCACGCAAGAGGAAGACGAACCTGATACAGTAAGTACTGATGAAACCTGTATTACTTCAGGTACTTTAGATCAGTCATCCAATTCTGAAATTGAAGCTATGAGGGAGGCAATGGTTTCTTTTAGAAGTTCCCTTTCAGCTTCTCTATTAAGTGAAGCTTCAAACTGCCTTGACGATGAAAGATTTTATCTCTGGCACAATACACCAGCCAACGATGGAAATAGAGATGGGATAACTTATGGGGATTTAAGTGATGCCCAGTTGATTGCTTTTAAGAATATTCTTCAACAATTCTTAAGTTCCGGCGGATATCAAAAAGTTTATGAAATTACAGAATTGTCTGAAGGATGGTTGCACAATGTTATGAGTTCTGTATGGGATCCTGATTTCTACTCCATAGATATGTTTGGGGATCCGGAGACAAGTGGTTCTTGGGGATTTCAGCTTGATGGACACCATTGTGTGGTAAATTTTTTGGTTCATGGAGATAATGTTTCCATCGTCCCCGCATTTCTAGGCGGAGAACCTGCAGCAGATACTTGGAATGGAGAGCGTTTTGATATTTTCTCCGATGAAAGAGATTTGGCGCTGTCATTATACAATAGCCTTGACGAATCCGAGCTTACAGTGGCATCTTCAATTTCTACTTCCAGATCTTTGGAGGTTGGTCCTGCAGATAGGAATGGAGACCCAGACCCCTATATTGGAGCTTACGATTATTCGGGTTTTGAGACAGGTTTGAAATACTCTGACATGTCAGCCACTGCCCAAGCCAACTTGCTATTGGTGATGAAAGAATATGTATATAATTTATCTGACAATTTTGCTGATGAATGGTGGCAAGATATCATGGACAATATTGATGATACTTATTTTGTCTGGATAAATGATTCAGGAAGCAGTCCCACAGCAAGTTCAGAATTTTATTATAGAATTTACAATCCCTATTTATGGGCTGAATTTAATACTGAAGGATCAACGGGGGCAAATTCGGGAAGCATAGCGGATTACAACCATGTTCACACCATTACAAGAATACCCAACAATCCAACAACAGACAATGGAGGAGATTATGGTATTTTCGCCATGATGATAAATCAGGATGGACCGAAAACACTTTTTGAACATTATGCTTTGGCTGAGCATCACAAGGACAACCAAATGCATTTCGATTATGATGTGGTATTAAACTAAAAATAATCACTCATAGACAATGATCCTTTAGTAGTCAGTGTCTACCGTAAATCAGAAAAAAGGTTCGGGTTTTTTACCTGAACCTTTTTTTGCTTTAAGAGGAATCGAGCTACTGAGGGATAACCACTATTAAGTAGCAATAAGTTCTATTTTATAAATCCGAATATATCATAAGTTTTTCGGGACATTTAAGACAAGACTTGATCTTAATTTTGTAAGAGTAAATAAAACTGAGGTTAATTATTTAAGAAAAGCTTAAAGTTATTCATTCATTAAAAAAGATTGTCATGTACTTAAGTAAAAGAACTTGTGGATTGATTACAGGCACATCGGTCTTGGTGATGGCCGTAATTGCCATGTTTAGTTATGGGTATATATTTGAAAAATTGATTGTTAAAAATAATGGAATTGAAACTTTTAACAACCTGAAATCTGCTTATGGTGTTTTTGTAGCAGGAATTTTTGGTTGGGGGATCATATTTTTTTTGGATGTTTTGGTCGCCTGTTCCCTATATGTTTTTTTTAAAGATTTAAATTATAAGATATCCCTATTTTCATCAATCTTGAGAATATTGTACTCTTTTGGGCTGGCATATGCCAGCCTACATTTATTGGATATTGTTCCCCTCCTTAATGGCAATATAGATAACCATGAAGCCGTTTTGTTGAAATTAAAGGCTTTTGAATTGACGTGGGTAAAATCATTGATAATATTTGGATTTCATCTAATAGGATTAGGTGTTGTAGTGGTAAAATTAAAAAGTAATTTT of the Cyclobacterium marinum DSM 745 genome contains:
- a CDS encoding ribonuclease activity regulator RraA, with the protein product MLSTTREKLQTVSTATLATALFKRGLKNQFIQGVKPLSKGKPTMVGEAFTLRYIPAREDLNPISVFQDPKHPQRVAVETCPKGAVLVIDSRKNSRAASAGSILASRLMVRGAAGIVTDGGFRDSAEIAKLNMPSYHHRASAPTNLTLHQAMDINVPIGCGDVAVFPGDVIVGDDDGVMVIPAHLADEIAEEAINMTLYEDFVTERVLAGHTIVGLYPLTKEENREAFEQWKKQQEGTKEKE
- a CDS encoding LytR/AlgR family response regulator transcription factor, translated to MNVLIVEDEMHTSKLLKEIIEQDEDFLVTGQLETLSEAIAFLSKHQNKLDLLFLDIQLADGHSFEIFKHIDLSIPVIFCTAFDDYTMKAIKNNGIDYILKPFKEDEIHTALKKYKQFVNTFQTNRPNLIKLNEVNQYQQTFLTQHREKTLVKNVKDIALFNIEFETVYMYTFNKEKLPLFKTLEYICSVCDPNQFFRINRQMLVNRNNVNSIEPYFNRKVMLHLKVGTGDKAIVSRLKVLPLKKWLEAGIEI
- a CDS encoding sensor histidine kinase, whose protein sequence is MKLKVEKSLPIVLAIFLPALNLFSNRNIQVNTSLDFYTKWMYASLVLFVLWYVLDGVTRIKSKYLIGYVITSIIATISVVYLLFVLGFIDVNESEIWVFLIKMVSASILFLVIQYALKANQSLMHLKLKEEKLQTENYKVQLEALRAKIDPHFLFNSLNTLRSMVRQQEPKSEQFVLSLSDFYRETLRFNDASVLKLYEEIKVLESYLFLMKNRNESALQLNINITKKYFEHQIPTLALQSIIENCFKHNLMTSKQPLKIEVKSLSDLRISISNNVQLKLSSQVQTGLGLSNLKKRYELLGVNNGVEVLQNEKVFTVKLKLL
- a CDS encoding alpha/beta hydrolase; this translates as MKLKLILLLICCQSILAEASQIDTVMVNSASMNKSIANIVIVPDNYSRHQESFPVLYLLHGAGGDHTNWLSKVPAIQEYADQYDMIIVCPDGDVTSWYFDSPIDKKMRYETYLSKELVESIDNTYNTIAEKSGRAITGLSMGGHGAFYLAFRHQEVWGAAGSMSGGVDIRPFPKNWDLSKRLGDYAIYKENWENNTVINMVHLLKGDNLKLIFDCGVDDFFFDANKRLHTKLLERNIPHDYTERPGGHSWDYWANSIKYQLLFFNDYFAY
- a CDS encoding bifunctional aconitate hydratase 2/2-methylisocitrate dehydratase; its protein translation is MSEYSKYLEEIEDRKKDNLDPKPIDSADLLIEIIAQIKDLHHEHRKDSLNFFIYNVLPGTTSAAIVKAKFLKEIILGESVLEEISPAFAFEQLSHMKGGPSVKVLLDLALGDDISIAEEAAKVLKTQVFLYEADTDRLEKAFKEGNPVAKDILESYAKAEFFTKLPELPEEIKLVTFVAGVGDISTDLLSPGGDAHSRSDRQLHGQCMFEHNKEQQKELLELQAKHPDKRVMLVAEKGTMGVGSSRMSGVNNVALWIGKKASPYIPFINIAPVVAGTNGISPIFLTTVGVTGGIGLDLKNWKKKYDAEGNLIVDENGEPVLEQVYSVDTGTVLTINTKTKKLYDGDKELMDISSAFTPQKMEFMKAGGSYAIVFGKKLQTISAKILGIELPLVYAPSKEISHKGQGLTAVEKIFNANAVGTTGAVLHAGSYVRAEVNIVGSQDTTGLMTSQELEMMAATVISPIVDAGYQSGCHTASVWDLKSQQNIPKLMKFMNDFGLITARDPKHKYAPLTDVIHKVLNDLTVDDWAIIIGGDSHTRMSKGVAFGADSGTVALALATGEASMPIPESVKVTFKGKMKDHMDFRDVVHATQSQMLKAFKGENVFQGRVIEVHIGTLPSDQAFTFTDWTAEMKAKASICISEDETLIESLEIAKGRIQIMIDKGMDNDNQVLQGLIDKANKRIEEIRTGKKPPLTPDENAKYHAEFVVDLDIIDEPMIADPDVHNEDVSKRYTHDTIRELSYYQGEKQIDLGFVGSCMVHKGDIKIVAKMLKNMEDHYGKVEFKAPLVVTAPTYNIIDELKEEGDWEILQKYSGFEFDDAAPKSSARTEYDNILYLERPGCNLCMGNQEKAEKGDTVMATSTRLFQGRVVKDSDRKKGESLLGSTPVVILSAILGRTPTLEEYKIAVKGIKLTHFAPPLKKMTSKPNHLLSY